From Streptomyces sp. NBC_00370, a single genomic window includes:
- a CDS encoding ABC transporter ATP-binding protein → MRLRSRKQPKTDGQPKTDGQPKTDGQPKTDGQPQGQRPAGTPGLAVELRGVRRQYGRGASAVHALDGVDLALPRGTFTAVMGPSGSGKSTFLQCAAGLDRPTSGSVCLGGTEITGMKENQLTELRRSRLGFVFQAFNLLPSLTVEQNVLLPVRLAGRRQDRRRAADVLAQVGLADKARRRPGELSGGQQQRVAVARALVTSPDVIFADEPTGALDTGTAAEVLGLLRQAVDTLGATVVMVTHDPTAAAWADRVLFLADGTFAGGLERGSAQQIGERMSELTARTAARTARTGRTGAMAGAAA, encoded by the coding sequence ATGAGGCTACGCAGCCGCAAGCAGCCGAAGACGGACGGACAGCCGAAGACGGACGGGCAGCCGAAGACGGACGGGCAGCCGAAGACGGACGGCCAACCGCAGGGCCAGCGTCCTGCGGGCACGCCCGGTCTCGCCGTCGAGCTGCGCGGGGTCCGGCGGCAGTACGGCCGTGGCGCGAGCGCGGTGCACGCGCTCGACGGCGTCGACCTCGCCCTCCCGCGCGGCACGTTCACCGCCGTCATGGGCCCGTCAGGGTCGGGCAAGTCCACCTTCCTGCAGTGTGCCGCCGGTCTCGACCGGCCCACCTCGGGGTCGGTGTGCCTCGGCGGTACGGAGATCACCGGCATGAAGGAGAACCAGCTCACCGAGCTGCGCCGCAGCCGCCTCGGGTTCGTCTTCCAGGCGTTCAACCTGCTGCCTTCGCTGACCGTGGAGCAGAACGTCCTGCTGCCCGTGCGTCTGGCCGGACGGCGTCAGGACCGCCGCCGGGCGGCCGACGTGCTCGCGCAGGTCGGGCTCGCCGACAAGGCGCGGCGCCGGCCCGGCGAGCTGTCCGGCGGCCAGCAGCAGCGGGTGGCCGTCGCACGCGCCCTGGTGACCAGCCCCGACGTGATCTTCGCCGACGAGCCCACCGGCGCCCTCGACACCGGCACCGCCGCCGAGGTCCTCGGCCTGCTCCGGCAGGCGGTGGACACCCTCGGCGCCACCGTCGTCATGGTCACCCACGACCCGACCGCCGCCGCCTGGGCCGACCGCGTGCTGTTCCTCGCGGACGGCACCTTCGCCGGCGGCCTGGAGCGCGGTTCGGCGCAGCAGATCGGTGAGCGGATGTCGGAGCTGACCGCCCGCACCGCCGCCCGTACCGCCCGTACCGGCCGCACGGGCGCGATGGCGGGGGCGGCCGCATGA
- a CDS encoding ABC transporter permease, whose product MMRPNGLARAAVRFKPASFAGTFVALMMSALIVTACGILLETGLRASVPPERYGGAQVVAAADQYEYIVTGSGEDREEEAVPLPDTARVDAGLAAKAAAAPGAATAVADFTFPVRTGNTTHSDSSLTAHGWGSHAFTGTALTTGSAPREGEVVLNAPAARAAKATVGGTVALQTAAGQRDFRVAGIAEAGPADTARNTAPDSGAALAWFADTEAPALAGHPGKADAIAVLAKDGTTPAALADSVKKALAGSAAEVHTGDDRGAIEDPGLGYAKVTLFGIGGSFGGIAAVVAIFTAAGTVALSVSQRAREFALLRAVGATPRQIRRAVASEALLVAPLAGIIGSLPGIGLAHWWFGQLQDRGAVPEAVRVHVSGLPLLAAVAVGLLTALGAGWMAGRRPAKIKPGQALAEASVERLRPGVIRTALGIAALVGGAILTGVSAHSAGDDAAGAALGVVMLFMLAVALLGPLVARLCAGLFGLPLRGAGPAGQLAAANSRTNARRLASAITPIVLAMAFASTLVFMHTSENHVADKQLRAGITADHVVTDPAGLPVDAAERAARTPGVDAAVGLLNTQVLVPVGSGEFKSLLGAGTQGVTGSGAELAKVQDLDVREGSLGRLGADRIAVDWTLANSADVGVGDKLPLYLPDGTKVAPEIVAVYGRGLGLATVTMDRAALAGHVTSGFDSTLLVSGGSEKSLTALGEVTDASGYATQQSLDAKLGAWTNNMMAAVLGGFAAIAAVNTLVMTVLDRRRELGTLRLVGSTRRQVLQMLRWEGLLVAVVGVVLGSAIAAATLIPMMRGTTGELPYVPPLLYGSLVAAAGGLTLAALTLPARAALRRWS is encoded by the coding sequence ATGATGCGCCCCAACGGACTCGCCCGCGCGGCCGTCCGCTTCAAGCCCGCGTCCTTCGCCGGGACCTTCGTCGCGCTGATGATGTCGGCACTGATCGTCACGGCCTGCGGCATCCTGCTCGAAACCGGCCTGCGCGCGTCGGTGCCGCCGGAGCGGTACGGAGGCGCGCAGGTCGTCGCAGCCGCCGACCAGTACGAGTACATCGTCACGGGCAGCGGCGAGGACCGCGAGGAAGAAGCCGTCCCGCTGCCGGACACCGCGCGGGTGGACGCCGGGCTCGCGGCGAAGGCCGCCGCCGCTCCGGGCGCGGCCACCGCCGTCGCGGACTTCACCTTCCCGGTCCGGACCGGGAACACCACGCACAGCGACAGCTCCCTCACCGCGCACGGCTGGGGCTCCCACGCCTTCACCGGTACCGCGCTGACCACCGGCTCCGCGCCCCGCGAAGGCGAGGTCGTACTCAACGCCCCCGCCGCCCGCGCGGCGAAGGCCACCGTCGGTGGCACCGTCGCCCTGCAGACCGCCGCCGGGCAGCGGGACTTCCGCGTCGCGGGTATCGCCGAGGCAGGACCCGCGGACACGGCCCGCAACACCGCCCCCGACAGCGGCGCCGCCCTCGCCTGGTTCGCCGACACCGAGGCCCCCGCGCTCGCCGGCCATCCCGGCAAGGCGGACGCCATCGCCGTGCTGGCCAAGGACGGCACCACCCCCGCCGCCCTCGCCGACTCGGTGAAGAAGGCCCTGGCAGGTTCCGCCGCCGAGGTGCACACCGGCGACGACCGTGGCGCCATCGAGGACCCGGGGCTCGGCTACGCCAAGGTGACGCTCTTCGGCATCGGCGGCTCCTTCGGCGGTATCGCCGCCGTCGTCGCGATCTTCACCGCGGCCGGGACCGTGGCCCTGTCCGTGTCCCAACGGGCCCGGGAATTCGCGTTGTTGCGCGCCGTCGGAGCGACCCCCCGGCAGATCCGCCGCGCGGTCGCCTCCGAAGCGCTGCTCGTCGCGCCGCTCGCCGGGATCATCGGCTCCCTGCCCGGCATCGGGCTCGCGCACTGGTGGTTCGGGCAGTTGCAGGACCGCGGCGCCGTCCCGGAGGCCGTGCGGGTGCACGTGTCCGGGCTCCCGCTCCTCGCCGCCGTCGCCGTCGGGCTGCTCACCGCGCTCGGCGCCGGCTGGATGGCCGGCCGCAGGCCCGCGAAGATCAAGCCGGGCCAGGCGCTCGCCGAGGCGTCGGTGGAACGGCTGCGGCCAGGCGTGATCCGTACGGCACTGGGCATCGCCGCCCTCGTCGGCGGCGCGATCCTCACCGGCGTCTCCGCCCATTCGGCGGGGGACGACGCGGCAGGCGCCGCGCTCGGCGTCGTCATGCTCTTCATGCTCGCCGTCGCGCTGCTGGGCCCCCTGGTGGCACGGCTGTGCGCGGGTCTCTTCGGCCTCCCGCTGCGCGGCGCCGGCCCGGCGGGACAGCTCGCCGCCGCAAACTCCCGTACCAACGCCCGCCGTCTCGCGTCCGCGATCACACCGATCGTGCTCGCCATGGCCTTCGCCTCGACGCTCGTCTTCATGCACACGAGCGAGAACCACGTCGCGGACAAGCAGTTGCGCGCGGGCATCACGGCGGACCACGTGGTGACGGACCCGGCCGGGCTCCCGGTGGACGCGGCTGAGCGCGCCGCCCGTACGCCGGGCGTGGACGCGGCCGTAGGCCTGCTGAACACGCAGGTGCTGGTGCCGGTCGGCTCCGGCGAGTTCAAGTCGCTGCTGGGCGCCGGGACGCAGGGTGTCACCGGCTCCGGTGCCGAACTGGCCAAGGTGCAGGACCTGGACGTACGCGAAGGCAGCCTCGGCCGGCTCGGCGCGGACCGTATCGCCGTCGACTGGACCCTGGCGAACTCGGCCGACGTCGGCGTGGGGGACAAGCTCCCGCTCTACCTGCCCGACGGCACCAAGGTCGCCCCGGAGATCGTCGCGGTCTACGGCCGAGGCCTCGGCCTGGCCACGGTGACCATGGACCGGGCGGCCCTGGCCGGACACGTCACCTCGGGCTTCGACAGCACTCTGCTGGTCAGCGGCGGCTCGGAGAAGTCACTGACCGCCCTGGGCGAGGTCACCGACGCGTCCGGTTACGCGACCCAGCAGAGTCTCGACGCGAAGCTCGGCGCCTGGACCAACAACATGATGGCCGCGGTCCTCGGCGGCTTCGCCGCCATCGCCGCTGTCAACACCCTGGTGATGACGGTCCTCGACCGCCGCCGCGAGCTGGGCACCCTGCGGCTCGTCGGCTCCACCCGGCGCCAGGTGCTTCAAATGCTGCGCTGGGAGGGTCTGTTGGTCGCCGTGGTCGGCGTCGTCCTCGGCTCGGCGATCGCCGCGGCCACGCTGATCCCCATGATGCGCGGTACGACCGGTGAACTGCCCTACGTCCCACCGCTGTTGTACGGATCCCTCGTGGCCGCGGCCGGCGGTCTGACGCTGGCGGCACTCACCCTGCCCGCCCGAGCGGCACTGCGCCGCTGGTCATGA
- a CDS encoding GNAT family N-acetyltransferase, producing MNGPGPTEVAIRVAEEADLDAAAELFRLYLDFYEVQPQDPDRPRAFIAERLKERDSLILLASASASEAGAGAGALGFAQVYPMISSLDMAPSWLLSDLYVPPAGRRRGVGRALVRDVVRRAREAGMSGVQLDTAYDNHTAQHLYEAEGFTRDPFHIYLHDLRRTDGHTT from the coding sequence GTGAACGGTCCTGGTCCTACCGAAGTCGCGATCCGCGTCGCTGAAGAAGCGGACCTCGACGCGGCAGCCGAACTGTTCCGGCTGTACCTCGACTTCTACGAGGTGCAGCCGCAGGACCCGGACCGGCCGCGCGCCTTCATCGCCGAGCGGCTGAAGGAGCGGGACTCCCTGATCCTGCTCGCCTCCGCCTCCGCCTCCGAGGCCGGGGCCGGGGCCGGGGCGCTCGGGTTCGCGCAGGTGTATCCGATGATCTCGTCACTCGACATGGCACCGTCCTGGCTGCTGAGCGACCTGTACGTGCCCCCCGCCGGCCGCCGCCGCGGTGTCGGCAGGGCGTTGGTGCGCGACGTGGTCCGCAGGGCGCGCGAGGCCGGGATGAGCGGGGTGCAGCTCGACACCGCCTACGACAACCACACGGCCCAACACCTTTACGAGGCCGAGGGATTCACCCGCGACCCCTTCCACATCTACCTCCACGACCTGCGCCGAACCGACGGCCACACGACCTAG
- a CDS encoding polysaccharide deacetylase family protein, translating to MASHKRMGWHSRVLAAALGVTALAVGTSMWTAQADSAGGRQPAAHASAPAAGDRNQKVAKVSEEIAHASDRGARGVNITIDDGPDPAWTPQVLQLLKDSGVKATFCMVGTQAQEYPDLVKAVVAGGHRLCDHTVSHDTTMDTKSEAYQSQQILDAERMITKASGGVRPQYYRAPGGAFTPYSRHLAASRGMRPLGWNVDTKDFEHPGVETIVATVKSEIADGPTILFHDAGGDRAQTLAALREVLPWLKEQGYTFGFPVR from the coding sequence ATGGCAAGTCACAAGAGAATGGGATGGCACAGCCGGGTCCTCGCGGCTGCGCTCGGCGTGACAGCCCTGGCCGTCGGCACCTCGATGTGGACCGCGCAGGCCGATTCGGCCGGCGGCCGGCAGCCGGCGGCCCATGCCTCAGCGCCCGCCGCCGGAGACCGGAACCAGAAAGTGGCCAAGGTGTCGGAGGAGATCGCGCACGCCTCGGACCGTGGCGCCCGTGGTGTCAACATCACCATCGACGACGGCCCTGACCCGGCCTGGACGCCGCAGGTGCTGCAACTGCTGAAGGACAGCGGCGTGAAGGCCACGTTCTGCATGGTGGGTACGCAGGCGCAGGAATACCCGGACCTGGTCAAGGCGGTCGTCGCAGGCGGGCACCGGCTGTGCGACCACACGGTCTCGCACGACACCACCATGGACACCAAGTCCGAGGCCTACCAGTCCCAGCAGATCCTCGACGCCGAACGCATGATCACCAAGGCCTCCGGCGGCGTCCGCCCCCAGTACTACCGCGCCCCGGGCGGCGCCTTCACCCCGTACAGCCGGCACCTGGCGGCGTCCCGCGGGATGCGGCCGCTGGGCTGGAACGTCGACACGAAGGACTTCGAACACCCCGGCGTGGAAACCATCGTCGCCACGGTCAAGAGCGAGATCGCCGACGGCCCGACGATCCTCTTCCACGACGCGGGCGGAGACCGCGCCCAGACCCTGGCGGCGCTGCGCGAGGTGCTGCCGTGGCTGAAGGAGCAGGGCTACACCTTCGGCTTCCCCGTACGGTGA
- a CDS encoding DUF1963 domain-containing protein yields the protein MKPEMLDKLGPFREEALARGIPSDDVERWIGIARPCATLSEARNGPVVAQFGGPLLLPVDTPDPRFPFVASIDCAALPEGVTDLPLPPDGQLLLFAFPDNEDIASMGEVVYIPAGAAVEERAKDAHFFAEIPDYREVCQAFPQGPLTIAAANVSLPYHCWIELPDEPWSAPLPGHPHSEQLLAAWLDKEEDITTPGALQIGGYAWDEYTEIDPVAKAASLAAEQPGEDWVLLAQWDPGISGREGTSVHWVIRRDDLAARRFDQVQVGVFWNP from the coding sequence ATGAAGCCAGAGATGCTGGACAAGCTCGGCCCATTCCGCGAAGAGGCACTGGCCCGGGGAATTCCGTCCGACGATGTGGAACGGTGGATCGGCATAGCCCGGCCCTGCGCGACGCTGTCCGAGGCCCGGAACGGACCGGTCGTTGCCCAGTTCGGCGGCCCTTTGCTGCTTCCCGTCGACACCCCGGATCCCCGGTTCCCGTTCGTCGCCTCCATCGACTGTGCGGCCCTGCCCGAGGGCGTGACGGATCTCCCGCTGCCCCCCGACGGACAGTTGCTGTTGTTCGCCTTTCCCGACAACGAGGACATTGCCTCCATGGGGGAGGTGGTCTACATACCGGCCGGTGCGGCCGTCGAAGAGCGGGCGAAGGATGCCCACTTCTTCGCCGAGATCCCCGACTACCGGGAGGTCTGCCAGGCTTTCCCGCAAGGCCCGCTGACTATCGCCGCCGCCAATGTGTCCCTGCCGTACCACTGTTGGATCGAGCTCCCCGACGAACCCTGGAGCGCACCGCTCCCCGGGCACCCGCACTCCGAGCAACTGCTCGCGGCGTGGCTGGACAAGGAGGAGGACATCACCACCCCCGGGGCGCTGCAGATCGGCGGATACGCCTGGGACGAGTACACCGAGATCGACCCGGTCGCGAAGGCGGCTTCGCTCGCCGCGGAGCAGCCGGGCGAGGACTGGGTGTTGCTCGCCCAATGGGATCCCGGCATCAGCGGCAGGGAAGGAACCTCCGTCCACTGGGTGATCCGGCGGGACGATCTGGCAGCGCGACGCTTCGACCAGGTGCAGGTCGGTGTGTTCTGGAATCCCTGA
- a CDS encoding tetratricopeptide repeat protein produces MAGSARPSMQELINLRRHAGFVGRRSELALFRANFDTQPEDLEHRFVFHVHGNAGVGKTTLVREFVRTARERQALTATVDESVNSVPEVLEALADQFARLGHPLKALDRALATYRRRRDEASAASLAQPEQGPTAGSLAVAQAGLVGLGMVPGVGALTGAVDPAQLARGADHVRAALGTRTSRQEDARLLTDPLRVLTPTLVAELDRVASQAPWIAVFFDTYERTGPFLDTWLRDLVIGGPYGSLPANAVITLSGQGPLAPNCWADCADLVTEVPLTPFTESEARQFLTAKGVVDDTVVRDVLRLSRRLPVLLSTLAVAENAAGPGGVDDPSATAVERFLKWEREPTRRAAALAGALPRRLNEDIFTSAVGDAGGADPTALYSWLRTMPFVSDSGGFAHYHDVVRDPMLRLQRSVSPDRWRTAHDRLAESFGQRRESAGAGLQTWEQVESEAWWVERLEEIYHLLCAQPRLAFARALGDGPAACAAGAESARRWAHVFTEAGEAVADDALRDWGSHCLAALGDEQRGVEKLLGMLLSRAELDDAGRALAFMIRGEGHSDEARYTDAFEDFDRAIGLAPRWARPYTGRALVHRALGEYEKALEDHDRAVERRVFGTRPFWHRGETNRLAGRPEAAIADFDQVLVIDPGHVLALASRARTAHTQGRSAAALADLDLALDIKPDHIWSLVRRAQVRRSLDDTGGARADLDRALALSPRNPWIVGERGELLRQEGRFEDAIAEYDRALALDPGYAWAVGSRAMAHEALGRRVEALADLDRALTMKPSYRWAADQRERILAATL; encoded by the coding sequence ATGGCTGGCAGTGCGCGTCCGTCGATGCAAGAGCTCATCAACCTGCGCCGACATGCGGGGTTCGTCGGACGGCGCAGTGAACTCGCGCTGTTCCGGGCGAACTTCGACACGCAGCCGGAAGACCTGGAGCACCGGTTCGTGTTCCACGTCCATGGCAACGCGGGCGTGGGCAAGACGACTCTGGTACGCGAGTTCGTCAGGACCGCGCGCGAGCGCCAGGCGCTCACCGCCACCGTCGACGAGTCCGTGAACAGCGTGCCGGAGGTGCTGGAGGCGCTGGCCGACCAGTTCGCACGGCTGGGGCACCCGCTCAAGGCTCTCGACCGGGCGCTCGCGACCTACCGCCGCCGGCGGGACGAGGCGTCGGCCGCGTCCCTCGCGCAGCCCGAGCAGGGTCCGACGGCAGGATCGCTCGCCGTCGCGCAGGCCGGGCTGGTCGGCCTCGGCATGGTTCCGGGGGTCGGAGCGCTCACCGGAGCCGTCGACCCAGCTCAACTCGCCCGCGGCGCCGACCACGTACGGGCCGCTCTCGGTACCCGTACGAGCAGGCAGGAGGACGCGCGGCTGCTCACCGACCCGCTCCGCGTCCTCACGCCGACCCTGGTCGCCGAACTGGACCGCGTCGCGTCCCAGGCTCCGTGGATCGCCGTCTTCTTCGACACGTACGAGCGCACCGGGCCGTTCCTCGACACGTGGCTGCGCGATCTCGTCATCGGCGGACCGTACGGCTCGCTGCCCGCGAACGCCGTGATCACCCTGTCCGGGCAGGGCCCGCTCGCCCCCAACTGCTGGGCGGACTGCGCCGACCTGGTGACCGAGGTGCCGCTCACGCCGTTCACCGAGTCCGAGGCGCGGCAGTTTCTCACCGCGAAGGGAGTGGTGGACGACACGGTGGTGCGGGATGTGCTCAGGCTGTCCCGGCGGCTGCCCGTCCTGCTCTCGACCCTCGCCGTCGCCGAGAACGCCGCAGGTCCGGGCGGTGTGGACGACCCCAGCGCCACCGCCGTCGAGCGCTTCCTGAAGTGGGAGCGGGAACCGACCCGCCGCGCGGCGGCTCTCGCCGGAGCGTTGCCACGGCGGTTGAACGAGGACATCTTCACGTCCGCTGTCGGCGACGCGGGCGGTGCCGACCCGACCGCGCTCTACAGCTGGCTGCGCACCATGCCCTTCGTGAGCGACAGCGGAGGCTTCGCGCACTACCACGACGTGGTGCGCGACCCGATGCTGCGGCTCCAGCGTTCCGTGTCGCCCGATCGGTGGCGTACGGCCCACGACCGGCTGGCGGAGTCGTTCGGACAGCGGCGGGAGTCGGCGGGGGCGGGGCTGCAGACCTGGGAGCAAGTGGAGTCGGAAGCATGGTGGGTCGAGCGCCTGGAGGAGATCTACCACCTGTTGTGTGCGCAGCCGCGCCTGGCCTTCGCGCGGGCACTGGGAGACGGTCCCGCTGCATGCGCGGCAGGAGCGGAGTCGGCACGACGGTGGGCTCACGTCTTCACCGAAGCCGGTGAGGCGGTGGCGGACGACGCGTTGCGCGACTGGGGATCCCACTGTCTGGCCGCGTTGGGGGACGAACAGCGCGGTGTCGAGAAGCTGCTCGGAATGCTCCTGTCCCGGGCGGAACTTGACGACGCGGGCCGCGCCCTCGCGTTCATGATTCGTGGTGAGGGCCACAGCGACGAGGCGAGGTACACGGACGCCTTCGAGGACTTCGACCGGGCGATCGGCCTGGCCCCGCGGTGGGCTCGGCCCTACACGGGGCGAGCACTGGTGCATCGGGCGCTCGGTGAGTACGAGAAGGCGCTGGAGGATCACGACCGGGCCGTCGAGCGGCGGGTGTTTGGTACGCGCCCCTTCTGGCACCGGGGCGAGACGAACAGGCTGGCGGGTCGCCCCGAGGCGGCGATCGCGGACTTCGACCAGGTGCTCGTCATCGACCCCGGCCATGTCCTGGCACTGGCCAGCCGGGCGCGTACGGCACACACCCAGGGTCGGTCCGCGGCAGCGCTGGCCGACCTCGATCTCGCCCTCGACATCAAGCCCGACCACATCTGGTCCCTGGTACGCCGTGCTCAGGTACGGCGCTCGCTCGACGACACCGGCGGCGCACGGGCCGACCTGGACAGGGCGCTGGCGCTGTCACCACGCAATCCCTGGATCGTGGGAGAACGAGGCGAACTGTTGCGACAGGAAGGGCGGTTCGAGGACGCGATCGCCGAGTACGACCGGGCGCTCGCCCTCGACCCGGGATACGCCTGGGCGGTGGGCAGCCGGGCGATGGCGCACGAGGCGCTCGGCAGACGGGTGGAGGCGCTGGCCGATCTCGACCGCGCCCTCACGATGAAGCCTTCTTACCGCTGGGCCGCCGACCAGCGTGAACGGATCCTCGCCGCAACGCTGTGA
- a CDS encoding cell wall-binding repeat-containing protein: protein MTWAGVVAFQRNINYGCYDNVGIEVYDGTTVKRVITNGEQPEFSPDGTKLAFVRADADGKSQIFTANADGSDVKQLTTGPRSYANPSWSPNGARILFDAHTSPDSGDAHTTEYIDVASGELTKVAEGQGSNPSWQPLRKNITARVWGDDEYATAVASSRFSWNTVGKTQPGLLDAKSAVLVSQDDMADSLTAPALAGKMSAPVLLTPKTALSTPVKNELKRMLKPGANVWMVGGTSVLSSNVATQLRTLGYVPKRVSGADGYETSVKVAAVQTKSPRYVFLASGKDYKAALPAAAAAGSDGPSGASTLVLSSGTTLTASVKTYLNGLNPDKTMIIPVGADAKYALTHTSFTKWPSSYYYYPVTSGTAEGLSVALAKFWWTTPDTATLAYAGSWRDGVSASAAMNIYGPILWTSRPALSSEVKSYLLRESAGTQSVVAFGNTGSVTLGALNTAGSSISANGNMFLYHADYNGDQNTTTATGTATGTQGLRKSAEAPTTPLKGATPRSSPTSPTTPAQPTVKPNLDSLKTTQHQ from the coding sequence GTGACCTGGGCGGGCGTGGTCGCGTTCCAGCGCAACATCAATTACGGCTGCTACGACAACGTCGGCATCGAGGTGTACGACGGGACCACCGTCAAGCGTGTCATCACCAACGGCGAGCAGCCCGAATTCTCACCCGACGGGACGAAGTTGGCCTTCGTCCGCGCGGACGCCGACGGCAAGTCGCAGATCTTCACCGCGAACGCCGACGGCAGCGACGTCAAGCAGCTGACCACGGGCCCGCGTTCGTACGCGAACCCTTCCTGGTCGCCGAACGGCGCCCGGATCCTCTTCGACGCGCACACGTCGCCGGACAGCGGCGACGCGCACACGACCGAGTACATCGACGTGGCGAGCGGCGAGTTGACGAAGGTCGCGGAGGGGCAGGGCTCGAACCCGAGCTGGCAGCCGCTGCGGAAGAACATCACCGCGCGGGTGTGGGGCGACGACGAGTACGCCACCGCCGTGGCCTCCTCCCGCTTCAGCTGGAACACCGTCGGCAAGACCCAACCGGGCCTGCTGGACGCCAAGTCGGCGGTGCTGGTCAGCCAGGACGACATGGCGGACTCGCTCACGGCGCCCGCGCTGGCCGGCAAAATGTCGGCCCCGGTGCTGCTGACGCCGAAGACCGCGCTGTCGACGCCGGTGAAGAACGAGCTGAAGCGGATGCTGAAGCCGGGCGCGAACGTCTGGATGGTCGGCGGCACGTCCGTGCTCTCCAGCAACGTCGCCACGCAGCTGCGGACCCTCGGTTACGTCCCGAAGCGGGTCTCCGGCGCGGACGGCTACGAGACGTCCGTCAAGGTGGCGGCGGTGCAGACCAAGAGCCCGCGGTACGTGTTCCTGGCCAGCGGCAAGGACTACAAGGCGGCGCTTCCCGCGGCTGCGGCGGCGGGTTCGGACGGCCCGAGCGGCGCGAGCACCCTCGTGCTCAGCAGCGGCACCACGCTGACCGCGTCCGTGAAGACGTACCTCAACGGCCTGAACCCGGACAAGACCATGATCATCCCGGTCGGCGCCGACGCGAAGTACGCGCTCACGCATACGTCGTTCACGAAGTGGCCGTCGTCGTACTACTACTACCCGGTCACGTCCGGCACCGCCGAAGGCCTCTCGGTGGCGCTCGCCAAGTTCTGGTGGACCACGCCCGACACGGCCACCCTCGCGTACGCCGGCTCCTGGCGCGACGGGGTGTCCGCGAGCGCGGCGATGAACATCTACGGGCCCATCCTGTGGACGTCACGGCCGGCCCTGTCCAGCGAGGTCAAGAGCTACCTGCTGCGCGAGTCCGCGGGCACGCAGTCCGTCGTCGCCTTCGGCAACACCGGCTCCGTCACCCTGGGCGCGCTGAACACGGCGGGCTCGTCGATCAGCGCGAACGGGAACATGTTCCTGTACCACGCGGACTACAACGGCGACCAGAACACAACCACAGCCACGGGCACGGCCACGGGCACGCAGGGCCTGCGCAAGAGCGCCGAGGCACCCACAACGCCACTCAAGGGCGCCACACCACGCTCGTCCCCGACGTCCCCGACCACCCCGGCCCAGCCGACCGTCAAGCCGAACCTCGACTCACTCAAGACGACCCAGCACCAGTAA
- a CDS encoding sensor histidine kinase, which yields MTPVEEKHPRALLAGASRRWVRLLPWGVAFVLCVALLPTTIRVLSVDYGLNGGIASVLAVAQAAPLLLAVVYPLRAWYVIFVADVAGALTLLTVDFADQRVWPFPAMVIVGYVGLCLALGLRERRRTLLLVWLATAAASIGLAFAAPHGTTGNSTVMIVLSGAALLLGGALRERYEVQRRLAEQETISEAERSRRTLLEERARIARELHDVVAHHMSVITVQADTAAYRLDGLPPHVQEEFTSIAATARESLGEMRRLLGVLRNEETHGELAPQPGLTRIGKLVEATVRTGVPVEFTPCDAEVPEAVGLSAYRIVQEALANVVRHAPGAPTRVSVSVSDDRDGDGTGDGAGSGSGSGSGSGSGGGAGERRLTVLVVNGPPPEPPAAPLEEGRTGHGLVGMRERVRLVGGELDTGPLPDGGFRVAARLPVTRGDAEGAA from the coding sequence ATGACACCGGTGGAGGAGAAACACCCGCGCGCGCTGCTCGCGGGGGCGTCGCGTCGGTGGGTACGGCTGCTGCCATGGGGCGTGGCGTTCGTGCTGTGCGTCGCCCTGCTGCCCACCACCATCCGGGTGCTCAGCGTCGACTACGGCCTGAACGGCGGCATCGCGAGCGTGCTCGCCGTCGCGCAGGCGGCGCCGCTGCTGCTCGCGGTCGTCTACCCTCTGCGCGCCTGGTACGTGATCTTCGTCGCGGACGTGGCAGGGGCGCTCACCCTGCTCACCGTCGACTTCGCCGACCAGCGCGTCTGGCCGTTCCCCGCCATGGTGATCGTCGGGTACGTCGGACTCTGCCTCGCCCTCGGCCTGCGCGAGCGGCGCCGGACGCTGCTGCTGGTGTGGCTCGCCACGGCGGCAGCGAGCATCGGCCTGGCGTTCGCCGCACCCCACGGCACGACCGGTAACAGCACGGTGATGATCGTGCTCAGCGGCGCCGCGCTCCTGCTCGGTGGTGCGCTCCGCGAGCGGTACGAGGTGCAGCGCAGGCTGGCCGAGCAGGAGACGATCAGCGAGGCGGAGCGCAGCCGCCGCACGCTGCTGGAGGAACGCGCCCGTATCGCGCGGGAGTTGCACGACGTGGTGGCGCACCACATGTCCGTCATCACGGTGCAGGCGGACACAGCGGCGTACCGCCTCGACGGCCTGCCGCCGCACGTGCAGGAGGAGTTCACCTCCATCGCGGCGACAGCGCGCGAGTCGCTGGGGGAGATGCGGCGGCTTCTCGGGGTGCTGCGGAACGAGGAGACGCACGGCGAACTCGCCCCGCAGCCGGGCCTGACGCGGATCGGGAAGCTGGTGGAGGCGACGGTACGGACGGGGGTGCCGGTCGAGTTCACCCCGTGCGACGCCGAGGTGCCGGAGGCGGTGGGCCTCTCCGCGTACCGGATCGTGCAGGAGGCCCTGGCGAACGTCGTACGGCACGCCCCGGGTGCTCCGACGCGGGTGTCGGTATCGGTGTCGGACGACCGGGACGGGGACGGGACCGGGGACGGAGCCGGGTCCGGGTCCGGGTCCGGAAGCGGGTCCGGGTCCGGAGGCGGGGCCGGGGAGCGGCGGCTCACCGTACTCGTCGTCAACGGCCCCCCGCCCGAGCCGCCCGCCGCACCGCTGGAGGAGGGCCGCACCGGACACGGCCTCGTCGGCATGCGCGAGCGGGTGCGTCTGGTCGGCGGCGAGCTGGACACCGGCCCGCTGCCGGACGGCGGCTTCCGGGTGGCGGCGCGGCTGCCGGTGACGCGGGGCGACGCCGAAGGCGCGGCATAA